Proteins encoded by one window of Thermobaculum terrenum ATCC BAA-798:
- a CDS encoding ABC transporter permease has translation MGSFIARRLLSALFVLFSLTFITFMVGHLAPGDPILILMGPHQDPTTYARLRHEYGLDKPLWAQYLSYIWGLLHGDLGLSYRYEGRSVWDLIKSGVPVSFRVGGLGLVLGLMIGIPLGVIAAIKHNSVVDRSIVFLTLAFYAVPSFVLIPIAWEIIRFMNSAGLPTLPVAGWGTWQHYVLPVVILAAANIGYITRLTRNSMLEVLTQDYVRTARSKGLPRRLVIWRHAFRNAMLPLVTVIGPSVAFLITGAFVVENLLNVPGIAFLTVQSIQQRDYAVIQGTTILLGVAVVIMNLLTDMAYMILDPRIRVS, from the coding sequence ATGGGATCGTTTATAGCACGACGGCTGCTTAGTGCTCTGTTCGTGCTCTTTAGCTTGACGTTCATAACCTTTATGGTAGGACACTTAGCTCCTGGTGACCCCATCCTTATACTGATGGGGCCTCACCAGGATCCAACCACATACGCTCGTCTAAGACATGAGTATGGATTGGATAAGCCGTTATGGGCCCAATATCTGAGTTATATATGGGGATTGTTGCATGGTGACCTTGGACTCTCCTATAGATACGAGGGTAGAAGCGTATGGGATCTAATTAAGTCAGGGGTACCTGTCTCGTTTAGGGTAGGTGGCTTGGGCCTAGTTCTGGGATTGATGATTGGGATACCACTGGGAGTCATTGCTGCCATAAAGCATAACTCCGTGGTAGATAGGTCAATAGTATTTTTGACTTTGGCTTTTTATGCTGTTCCCTCATTCGTTCTTATCCCTATTGCTTGGGAGATAATAAGGTTTATGAACAGTGCTGGATTGCCTACTTTGCCGGTTGCTGGATGGGGAACATGGCAGCACTATGTCTTACCAGTCGTAATATTGGCTGCTGCCAATATTGGTTATATAACTCGCCTTACACGCAATAGCATGCTCGAGGTGCTTACCCAGGATTACGTTCGTACTGCTAGATCCAAAGGGCTGCCTAGACGACTGGTAATTTGGAGACATGCTTTTAGGAACGCTATGCTACCTTTAGTCACGGTAATAGGACCCTCAGTAGCTTTTCTTATCACAGGTGCTTTTGTGGTAGAAAACCTGCTTAATGTTCCTGGTATAGCCTTCCTCACTGTTCAGTCGATTCAGCAGAGGGATTACGCAGTTATTCAGGGAACTACTATCCTCCTTGGTGTGGCTGTAGTTATCATGAATTTATTGACAGATATGGCTTACATGATATTGGATCCCAGAATAAGGGTGAGTTAG
- a CDS encoding ABC transporter permease, with product MQAQEESAIQLLAEPSHVRDSYWQRFRRNRVTFVSFIVFVLIVLAALIGPFVYRVDPAATDFLAINSAPSLSHPLGTDNLGRDTLARLLQGLRVSLLVVLVVEAINVLLGATIGLLAGYLGGWVDNLLSRLADMLFAFPGLLLAILVAAVWGDWVTKHFGSIGRLLLVATALSLVSWPLMARFVRGETLSIREREFILAARALGVTDRRILLNHVLPNVTGLVITAATLDAVGVIINESVLSLLGLGTQPPMASIGRMINDAVKFFSQSQFQVFVPSAMLVLLVILLSYIGDGIRDVLDPYSSKR from the coding sequence ATGCAGGCTCAAGAAGAATCTGCAATCCAGCTGCTAGCAGAGCCATCACATGTCAGAGACAGCTACTGGCAGAGATTTCGCCGCAACAGAGTTACGTTCGTAAGTTTTATTGTCTTCGTGCTTATAGTGTTAGCTGCTTTGATAGGCCCTTTTGTATATAGAGTCGACCCAGCTGCTACCGATTTTTTAGCTATTAATAGCGCACCTTCTCTTTCTCACCCTCTGGGAACAGATAACCTGGGAAGAGACACGCTTGCCCGTTTATTGCAGGGCTTAAGGGTCTCATTGCTGGTAGTACTTGTAGTAGAAGCGATCAATGTGCTTCTGGGAGCTACCATTGGCTTACTAGCAGGCTACCTGGGAGGGTGGGTTGACAACCTGCTATCTCGCCTGGCGGATATGCTTTTTGCTTTTCCGGGTTTGCTCTTGGCAATATTAGTTGCTGCAGTGTGGGGGGATTGGGTTACCAAGCACTTTGGGAGTATTGGTAGGCTACTTCTAGTAGCTACGGCGCTTAGCCTGGTAAGCTGGCCTCTTATGGCCAGGTTTGTGCGTGGTGAAACACTTTCTATAAGAGAGCGCGAATTTATTCTAGCAGCTAGAGCTTTGGGCGTAACGGACCGGCGTATACTCCTAAATCATGTGTTGCCTAACGTTACCGGCCTGGTCATTACAGCTGCAACCTTGGATGCTGTGGGAGTAATAATTAACGAATCAGTTCTAAGCCTGCTTGGACTCGGAACTCAGCCTCCGATGGCAAGCATAGGCAGGATGATAAATGACGCGGTTAAGTTCTTCTCTCAATCTCAGTTTCAGGTTTTCGTGCCCAGTGCTATGCTTGTCCTTCTGGTTATCCTTCTCTCCTATATAGGAGATGGTATTCGTGATGTACTGGATCCCTACAGTTCCAAGCGATAG